A region from the Acipenser ruthenus chromosome 49, fAciRut3.2 maternal haplotype, whole genome shotgun sequence genome encodes:
- the LOC117966195 gene encoding N-acetyllactosaminide beta-1,3-N-acetylglucosaminyltransferase 3-like, which yields MKISFLKAEMAVLLLVSLLCLVFMFFNGTDNNQLLREVERSLPGTERPFESQHPSLVGQPVPDCKENVSAANISGFSGLPRHIQDFLRYQHCRKFPLMLDVPEKCGKTAQDSADVFLLLVIKSSPPNYDRREVIRKTWGTERRQNGVWIRRVFIFGNTENPRDARRMNRLLELEQKEHHDILQWDFKDSFFNLTLKQVLFMEWMEVRCPHVRFLLNGDDDVFANTDNMVEYLQGQEDNNGSKHLFAGHLTRGAGPIRNIRSKYYIPVQVQESNSYPPYCGGGGFLLSGFTARTIYKMSLNITLMPIDDVYMGMCLKQAGLEPVSHMVIRTGGMHVPSKQLDPYNPCYYREILLVHRFLPYEILIMWHEIQDPQLYCNIGL from the coding sequence ATGAAAATATCATTCCTCAAAGCTGAGATGGCCGTGTTGCTCCTGGTGTCTCTGCTGTGCCTGGTGTTTATGTTCTTCAACGGGACGGACAACAACCAGCTGTTAAGGGAGGTGGAGAGGTCTCTTCCTGGAACAGAGCGGCCCTTTGAGAGCCAACACCCTTCCCTCGTGGGACAGCCAGTGCCTGACTGCAAGGAGAACGTCTCTGCAGCCAACATCTCAGGGTTCTCCGGGCTTCCACGACACATCCAGGACTTTCTCCGGTATCAGCACTGCCGGAAGTTTCCTCTTATGCTGGACGTCCCTGAGAAGTGTGGCAAGACAGCCCAAGATTCGGCTGACGTCTTCCTGCTGCTGGTGATCAAGAGCTCCCCTCCGAACTACGACAGGAGGGAGGTCATCCGCAAGACCTGGGGCACGGAACGGAGGCAAAACGGGGTCTGGATTCGCCGGGTCTTTATTTTTGGAAACACAGAAAACCCCAGGGATGCTCGCCGGATGAACCGTCTCCTGGAGCTGGAGCAAAAGGAGCACCACGACATCCTGCAGTGGGACTTCAAGGACTCGTTCTTCAACCTCACCCTCAAGCAGGTGCTGTTCATGGAGTGGATGGAGGTGAGGTGCCCCCACGTCCGCTTCCTCCTCAACGGGGATGACGATGTCTTCGCCAATACAGACAACATGGTGGAGTATCTGCAAGGCCAGGAGGACAACAACGGGAGCAAGCATCTCTTTGCAGGGCACCTGACCCGGGGGGCGGGACCCATCAGGAACATCAGAAGTAAATATTACATACCGGTTCAAGTGCAAGAGTCCAACTCCTACCCTCCTTATTGTGGCGGGGGTGGGTTTCTGCTGTCCGGATTCACTGCCAGGACCATCTACAAAATGTCCCTCAATATCACCTTGATGCCCATTGACGACGTCTACATGGGCATGTGCCTGAAACAGGCAGGACTGGAACCCGTGTCGCACATGGTTATCAGGACTGGAGGGATGCACGTTCCCTCCAAGCAGTTAGACCCTTACAACCCTTGCTATTACCGTGAGATTCTGTTAGTGCACCGTTTTTTGCCTTACGAGATCCTAATCATGTGGCATGAAATCCAGGACCCCCAACTTTACTGTAACATTGGCCTCTAG